Genomic window (Prosthecochloris aestuarii DSM 271):
CAATACGAATCGTTCCGGAGAGATCTTCAAAGACTTCTCCGTCCATGTGTATTACTTCAGTGCTTTCAAAAGCAAGCTCGACTGCAGAGACTTTTTTGTAGACAACCCGGGGATCGTTAACCTGACTGCCGCTCATATACTTGAAGACATAGGGAAGAAAACGTATTCTCGATATCGATTTGAGAATGCAGACATCCAGAAGACCGTCAGTAATATCGGCATCCGGAGCAATATGAAACCGACCGCCTTCCACCCTGCCATTTCCAACAGAAAAAGCAAAAACCGGCTCGTCAAGCACAAGAGTTTCTCCCTCTGTAATGAGCTTAATATGCATTTTTAACGCCGTATAACCTAAAAGCTCCCTCAAGAGAGCATAGAGATACACCACGTCTCCCCGCAGCCATCGGGTCTGGCGGACCCTTCTGGCAATCCGCCCGGTAAGCCCTGCCCCGAAGGAGTTGAGAAAGAGCCGATCAAACCCGCCTGATGCCATAACCCTACCAAGGTCAACCTGAAAAGAGGGAGCATCAAAAAAAGCCTCCGGGTCGCTGTGGGGAGAGGGTGCTTCATAGGATTTAACAAAGTCGTTGGCTGATCCTGCAGGGAAAACGCCCATAATCCGTTCAGAAAATGCAAGAATATTTGCAACCTCATGCGCAGTACCGTCCCCCCCGCAGGCTATGACAACGTCGCCGTTGCGTAATGACTCTTCGGCAAGTTCACCGGCATGACCGGCATGACGGGTCTCGACGATGTCCGCACTCCTCGTGCGGCAAAGAGTCTTCAGCATGTCGGTGGCAGGAGCGAAAAGGCGCCTGCTTCCTGCAACGGGATTAACAATAAAGGTATACTTCATACAATTACTCCATCATCATCATGAAAATCCATTGATGTCAGACGATTCCGAGCTATGCAAACCCCCGAGAATCTGCCTGTACGCATACCCTATGGCCCGATCAAGCTGCTTATAGACCCGCAGAAAATCATCTTCACTGCCGTAGTAGGGATCAGCGATATCCTGACAGGCTGCATAAGGATCAAAATGCGTCATCATATACACCGGTCCGGCACCTGCGAAACAGCTCGAAACATCCTGATAATTCTCTGCATCCATGGTAAAGATCCAGTCAAACAAACCAAGATCCAGCTCATCGATACATCTGGCCCGCAAAGGGGAGATATCAATGCCATATCTGCCTGCAACCATTACAGCACGGCTATCCGGAAGAGATCCTTTCTGATAGCATACCGTCCCTGCCGATTCGACAATAATACCCTCTGCGCGTGCATCGCGCCTGACGAGAGCCGAAAAAATACCTTCCGCCATAGGAGAACGGCAGATATTTTCATAACAGACAAATAATACACGGAGAAGCATACTGTGCGTGTGACCTGTTTGATCAGAATACGTATAAGGTAAGCAAAGAAAACAATCCGCAGGGATTATGTCAAATGCTCTGAAGAAGTGAATAAACCGGCTTACAACAGCAAAAGCAGCACTTCTGTGCTGCTTTTACCCGTGCAGAAATCCCCCACAGACCTACACACTTCACTTGCGCGAAGTATTATCACGTATAATACAATAAAACCCTATTAAAAACGATGAAAAATATATTATATATCAATATTACATCAGGCAACACGCTAACACATCTCAACCTCTGACAACATCATGAAGAACAAGCAGAGCCATGGACTTGATATCTACCAGGCAAAGGCCTGGCGTAACGAACACACCAATGCAGGGTTCACCAAAGTCATAAGGATTGCTGAAAAAGAGATCGTTCTGGTCAGTGTCGAAACGCAACAAAACGTCACCATCGATTTCATTGATGCAGATCTGCTCAATACTGCCCTTCTCGAATCCGGATGCATCGGTAAAAAGATGATTCTCCTCTGGGATCTGGAGCATGTCGTCAACATGACCTACCGATACAAAAAAGATGCAGCAAACCTTATCTATAACAGCGACAGCTCCTTCAAAGCGATTATCTTTTTCAATGTCCGGCCTGAATTCATGACGACAGTTGAAACTTTTGCGGCAATTGTCCAGAAATCGACGTCCATCCGGATTGTCGATACATTTCAGGAAGCCATGTCTGCAATAGATGAAATTCGATCTGGCAACATCGACAATGAGGCTGATAACGATGAAACGGATGAACTGTTTGAACAGCGAAAAAAAGAGTTTCTCGCCGTCACAGGCCGGCTGAGCTGGCTGAACATGCTTAACCAGAATATTAACGTACCCTCACCCGAGGATCCTGTCTACCCATATTTCAAAGCCATAGAAAACCTGCAATCAGACCTTTCCGAAAACCTTCATCGCGAACAACTCGAAATGGAGCAGATAAAGAACGATTGCGAGAGAATACTGACTGAAAAGACCATCCAGCTCAACGCGCAGCAGGAACTCTACAAACAGTTGAAACGCCAGCTTGAAAAAGAGAAAAACACCCTGGCAGCAAGGATTGCATCGCAGGAAATGGAACTCACGCGAGTCTCTACAGCGATTGCAGAAAAAGCCTCGACGCTCCAGGAAATGCGCGACCTCATCAGCGGGCTCGATATCGATGCCGAGCACAAGGAAGAGATGATCAGAACCTGTGAGAGCATGATTGAAACAGAGATGATCGAAAAAAAGCTCAACATAGAGCTGACCACAACAGATTCCGAATTTCTGCTGAAACTGCAGAAAAAACACCCCAATCTCAACCAGAGAGAACTACGCATCTGCCTGCTGGTCAAACTCAATTACGATACCAAAGAAATTGCACGTTCGATTGGCATTTCGACAAGAGGTATGGAAAGTATCCGATACAGAATGCATAAAAAAATAGGACTTACCCGACATCAGTCCATCAAAGGCTATCTCACGGAACTTGCAGTAGCCCAAGCCTGACCGTCGCTCATGAAACGGAGAACAAACCTCGAATGTTAATATTGGGAAACACAAGATTCCCATGATTGACGCTACTACAGAGAAACAGAGAAAACAACTATGACACGATGCTCATTATCAGGTCTTGAGATAACGACCAATCCTCAATGGGTTTCAATCCATCCATCGGGAAAATCTTCAACAACAGTTCAACGAATAGGCCACAATATTTTTCATTTCAGCATAGATGCCGATGAGAGTATCCTGCTTGACCATTTTGAAAATGAGTTGCTCCTGAAAGCCATCAGAGACTCTTCGCTGGACGGCAAGCCCTTTTACGTCCTCTGGAACCTTGCAAAGGTCAAAGACTTATCATCCCGATATAAAAGAGGGATCTCCGAGCTCATTCTCGCTAAACAGCCGCCCCTTCAGCTCACCATATTCTACAATATCGATCCCGAATTCAGACCGATAGCCGAATCCATCAAGGCGCTGATGCCTGAGCATATGGCGCTCCTGCTTGCAGACAGTTATGCCGATGCGATCAGGATCCTCCTTGATGTCACATCCGGAAAACTCACCTCGCAGCAATCTGACACGGATCCTGAAGAGGAGAAAAGACTGCTTTTTCTGGCTGAAACCGCACGAATCGGCTGGCTCAACATGCTCAACCAGCCTATCAGTCTCCCCCCCGATAACGATCCTCACTACCCGTTTTTCAAGGCGCTTGAAGAGCTGCGGAAAAACCTGCAGGAAGATGAGCATGAGAGACAGAGAATCCTTCAGAATTTCACACGAGAGCAGGACGAGATGCTCAAAAGCAAACAGCATCAGTCAGAACAGGAGGAGATCAGAAAACAAACATTACTGAACGATTTTGAAGCCCAAAAAGAGGAACTGACCGAACAGATCAAACAGCATGAAAAAGAGGTCCACAGGGCGATATCGAATTTCCACGAACAGAGAGGAAAACTCAGAGACCTCTGCGCTCTTGTCAGCCGCTCAGCAATGGATACAGCTACAAAAAAACAGCTCATTCATACCTGCGACAAACTGATTGAAACAGAGCTCAACGAAAAGAAAATTGCTTTGCCGCTGACCACAACAGATTCAGCATTCCTCTCCATGCTTCAGAAACAACATCCCGACCTGAACAAACGCGAGCTGAAAATCTGCCTGATGATCAGACTCAGCTACGACACAGAAGACATAGCAAGATCGATAGGAATCACAAAAAGAGGAATGGAAAGCATCCGCTACCGGATGCACAAAAAGATCGGACTGACCAAACACCAGTCCATCAAAAACTACCTGAACGAACTGTCTGACAATCAGCAACAGCGTACTTAACAGCAGTAAGTTATTGCCGAGCAACGTATTTGTATCTGGATAGGGAACGTAAGATCAGATACAAATCAAATCGGATCCTTTTTTTTTACGCAAAAAAAAGAAAAAATATTGGATCAGGGCAAAAATAAAGTTACTTTTACCACTATATTACATCAATAGCCACAATCAGTAACCCATGAAATATTGTCCGGTTTCCAATCTTCCGATCGTTGAGCGTCCGCACTGGAAAAGCGTCCATAATGAGAAACAATATACCACTCATATGCAGCGCATCGGTGACGATATCCTTCTGACCTCCTATGAGGCAGGACATGATATCACCGTAGAATTCATGGACAAGGAACTCTTCTGTACCGTGCTTGAGGAGTCCGGCCTTGTCGACAAGCCGGTCTTCATGCTGAGGGATCTTTCCCTCGTCAGCAACGTGTCATATGCATACAAAAAACACCTCACTCAGCTGATTTATCAATGGCAGCCGAACTTCCGCTGTATCATATTTTTCAATACGCAGCCGGAATTTCAGACGATGGCCGAAACCTTCTGTTCGATTGTACCTGAAAGCACTAAAGTCATGATCGTCAACGATTATAACGAAGCGATCAATGCTGCCGTGGCTATAAAGGCAGGTGAGGACCTTCCCGAAGAATATGAGGATGATGAAGATGAGCTCTATGCACACCATAAAAAAGATTTTCTTGCCGCCACTGCACGGATCGGATGGCTCAACATGCTTACCCAGCCGATCAATCTTCCATCCGAAGACGACTATCTCTTCCCGTTTTTCAAAGCAATCGAGTCGTTGCAGAACGACCTGCTTGAAAAAGAAAAGCTGATAACAAAAGAAATTGAAGAGAAAAGCGAAAATTGTGAAAAGAAAATCGCTGAAAAAACAATTCTTCTCAATGCTCAGCTTGAGATGAATAAAAAACTCAAAGCACTGTTCGACAGGGAGCGCTCAATCCTGAAATCCCGTATCGCCTCCCAGGATATGGAACTCACCCGTGTGTCGACGGCCATCGCCGAAAAAGCATCGACCCTTCAGGGGCTCTTCGAAAAGATTAACACACTCAACATCGATCACGGTATTAAACAGGATATGGTCGCCACCTGCCAGAACCTGATTGAAACCGAAATCATCGAGAAAAAACTCAATACCGAACTTACATCGACCGACTCTGAATTCCTTTCCAAGCTGCAGCGTAAACATCCAAACCTTAATCAGAGAGACCTGCGCATAGGCTTACTGATCAAGCTCAATTACGACACAAGAGAGATCGCCAGATCAATTGGCATTTCAACCAGAGGCCTCGAAAGCATCCGATACCGGATGCACAAGAAAATGGGATTGTCAAAACACCAGTCGATCAAAAACTATCTTGTCGACCTTATAGCAACATGATAGAGGCGAAACTTGTCTCATTAAGATAGAATCAGAAAAGCCTATCTCACAAAAAATGAACCAGTGTCCAGTATCCCATCTCCCGGTAATAGAAAAGGACAGATGGAATGTATCCCACCCGAAAGCAGGATATACAACAATATTCAAAGGAATCGGCACCAACATCATCTATGCAGGAGTTCAGGCCGACTCTGAAGGAGTTGTCCTTGATTCTATAGACAAGAATATGTTCCAGCAGGTGATCGAAGAGATGGGTATGAAGGGAACGCCGGTGTTTACCATCGTCAATCTGGAAAATGTCAACGGCATTTCGTATACATACAAAAAAGATTTCGTCAATATCGCCTACAACTGGGGGCCACAATTCAGACTTCTGGTCATCTGTAATGCCGACATATCCGTCCGAAACGTTGTTGATACGTTTATAGCTGTCACTCCCGATTCTCTTCCTATACGATGCGCTGGCAGTTATGAAGAGGGAATCAGCATGATTTTTGACTGCATGAACGCACAAAACGGGACATCAATCGCCAGAGGAGAAGAAGATGCCCAGGACACAACCTACGACTATAAAAAGGAATTTTTAGCCTCGCTTGCACGCATGAGCTGGTTCAAACTCTTCTCCTACCCCATCAGGCTTCCGGAAAAAGATCATGAGCTCTATCCCTATATGAAAGCGCTTGCCTGTCTGCAGGAGGATCTTCAGGCAAGGGATGATCTGCACAAGCAGCAAACAAAAAAGCTCAGGCAGGACTACGATCAGAAAATCCTCGAAAAAAACATTCTCCTTAACGCACAACAGGAACTCAACAATTCGCTCAAACAGCAACTGGAGAGTGAGAAAAACACCCTGACCAACGAGGTTGCGGCTAAAGACATGGAACTGATTCGAGTTTCAACGGCAATTGCCGAAAAAACAATCCGCCTCAAAGAGTTGTGCGCCAGGCTTTCAACGATGGATATCGATGACGAGCTGAAAAAGAAAATGACGTGCTCCTGCCAAAAGCTTATTGCAACAGAAGAGAACGAAAAACGGTTTGAGAGTTGTCTGGATGAGATAGAATCAAGTTTCCTTTCAAAACTCCAGCAGAAACATCCGGACCTCAACCAGCGAGAACTGCGCCTCTGTCTGCTGATAAAAAACAATATTCATACCCGTGAGATAGCTGCATCAATCGGCATCACCCCCAGAGGGGTGGAAAGTATCCGCTACAGGCTTCACAAAAAACTGAAGCTCAGCCGACATGAATCGATCAAAAACTATCTTGCCCGGGCAGCGACACTCCTGCGATAAGGGTGTCGCCAGACCCAGGAGCAGACGAACATGATCACCGGTCAGCCGCAATAGATCGTTTTTATATTGACGAACTCCCTCATACCGTAACTTGATAACTCCCGTCCATACCCCGACTGTTTGATCCCGCCGAAAGGAAGCCTCGGATCTGATTTCACCATTGCATTGATGTAGCAGTTGCCTGCCTCAAGACGGCCGGCAATCGAAAGGGCTCGTTTATCATCCCCTGAAAATACCGCGGAACCAAGACCGTAAGGAGAGTCGTTGGCTATCCTGACAGCATCATCGTCATCCGAAGCCTCAATCACCGTAGCCACAGGCCCGAAAGTTTCTTCGCCATAGACCGCCATTCCTGGCCTGACATCGGTGACAATCGTCGGAGGGTAAAAATAGCCTTTCCTGTCGGGAATCTCCCCGCCGCAGACAATTCTTGCTCCTGCCTCGCGGCTCTGCATGACTTGACGATGAAGTTCATCTCTCAGGTCCTCTCTGGCTATAGGGCCAACGGCAACGTCAGGATCAAAAGGGTCCCCTGTTTTTTTCGAGCGTATCGAAGCCAGCAGCATCTCTTCAAACTGCTCTTTGACGCCAGAGTGAACGATGAAACGTTTCGCGGCAATGCAGCTCTGTCCGGCATTGAGCAGACGTGCGGCAATACATACATCGACAGCAAGTCGAAGATCTGCGTCGTCAAGAACGATATAGGGATCGTTGCCTCCCAGCTCAAGAACACTCCTCTTGAGCGCCATACCCGCTTTTGATGCCACTGCGATTCCTGCGCCGGTACTTCCTGTAACGGAAACCGCGCGAATAACAGGATGGGAAATGATATCGCCAACTACCCGGTTGACATCCTCAAGATCAATATGGAGCGTACGATAAAGATGCTCGGGAAAACCCGCTTCGAGAAAAAGACGCTCAATGGCAATCGCACAGCCGGTCACGTTAGGCGCATGCTTGACAACAATGCCGTTGCCTGCCATCATAACCGCCGATGCAAAGCGAAATACCTGCCAGAACGGAAAGTTCCATGGCATAACACCAAGAACCACGCCAAGCGGTTCGAAGGTCACCAGTCCCTGAACGCCATCGACATCTATCGATTCAGGCTGAAGAAAGGATTCAGCATGCTCGGCATAATACTGACAGACCCAGGCACACTTTTCAACCTCGGCAAGAGCCTGAGAAAACGGTTTACCCATTTCCAGACTGATTGTTTCGGCATGAATGTTTTTCTGTTCTCTCAAGAGTGCCGCGAGGCGCAGCATCAGCTCACTGCGGCACGCAAAACTCATCGATTTCCATTCGGCTGCAGCATGCCGGGCACCATCAAGCACCTGCTCGATCTCTGATCCGGTCATAGATTGATATTCCGCCAACAGCTCTTCTGTAGCGGGATTGATGGTTCTGATCATAGTAACAGTTTATTTCAGGACGCAAGAGTGCGACTGTTGAAAAGAAAAGAATAATTTACCGAAAATTTTTCGAGAGGAACAAGGGGGGATAGCTCAAAACCGGCAAAAGGGATTATTCATCGTCAAGTGTATCGAAAATAGCAAGATAGCTTTCATAGCGCCGTGCATCGATACGACCCGCCTCTACTGCCTGGGCCACCCCGCACCCTGGTTCCACGGTATGAGAACACGATGAGTATGCACAGTTGCCCATAGACTCGAGAAACTCCGGGAACCAGAAACGCAGGTTTTCCGAAGTCACCCCTGAAAGATTAAACTCCCTGATACCGGGCGTATCAATCACATAGCCGCCTCCAGGCAGGGAGAGCATAACAGCATTGGTCGTGGTATGCACCCCCCGACTGTTGCCGGCACTGATCTCGGCCGTTTTTAAACGTTCCTCGCCGATCAGCCGGTTGATAAGGGTCGACTTCCCCACCCCAGAATGACCGCTGAAAGCCGATATTTTCCCCGACAGGAGATCGAGAAGTGCCTCAATACCCTCTCCGCTCTCTGCACTGACATAACAAAGTGGATATCCGAGATCGGCATAGACCCTCATCTCCTCTTCAAGCTCCTTCTGCCGCGCCAGGTCGGTTTTGTTGATAATAATAAGCACCGGCATCTGCTCCGACCCGGCGAAAACAAGATAGCGATCGATGAGACGCAGGTTAAGCGGAGGGTCATCTGCCGACACAACGACACAAAGCTGATCGATGTTACTTGCAATAACCTGTATTTTCTCCTTGCTGCGGTTTCTGCGAATATCCCTCTTGCGAACAAGCGCACTCTGACGGGGATAAACAAAAACAATAACGCCTTCATGCTCATCCTCCTGCGATGTCGCTTTGATCCGGACCAGATCTCCGACCGTCACCAGACTTGACGGACCGTTATCGGTTCGAGTCCCTCTGTATGTCCGGCAGAGCCATTCATTGAAAGCCTCATCGCGAACAATATACATCCCCCCCCTGGCTTCGGTAACAAAGCCCTCAATCTCCATCACTTCCGGCGACATGCTCATAGCAGGCCA
Coding sequences:
- a CDS encoding diacylglycerol/lipid kinase family protein, giving the protein MKYTFIVNPVAGSRRLFAPATDMLKTLCRTRSADIVETRHAGHAGELAEESLRNGDVVIACGGDGTAHEVANILAFSERIMGVFPAGSANDFVKSYEAPSPHSDPEAFFDAPSFQVDLGRVMASGGFDRLFLNSFGAGLTGRIARRVRQTRWLRGDVVYLYALLRELLGYTALKMHIKLITEGETLVLDEPVFAFSVGNGRVEGGRFHIAPDADITDGLLDVCILKSISRIRFLPYVFKYMSGSQVNDPRVVYKKVSAVELAFESTEVIHMDGEVFEDLSGTIRIDAAPRALNLLGYQGVR
- a CDS encoding helix-turn-helix transcriptional regulator → MNQCPVSHLPVIEKDRWNVSHPKAGYTTIFKGIGTNIIYAGVQADSEGVVLDSIDKNMFQQVIEEMGMKGTPVFTIVNLENVNGISYTYKKDFVNIAYNWGPQFRLLVICNADISVRNVVDTFIAVTPDSLPIRCAGSYEEGISMIFDCMNAQNGTSIARGEEDAQDTTYDYKKEFLASLARMSWFKLFSYPIRLPEKDHELYPYMKALACLQEDLQARDDLHKQQTKKLRQDYDQKILEKNILLNAQQELNNSLKQQLESEKNTLTNEVAAKDMELIRVSTAIAEKTIRLKELCARLSTMDIDDELKKKMTCSCQKLIATEENEKRFESCLDEIESSFLSKLQQKHPDLNQRELRLCLLIKNNIHTREIAASIGITPRGVESIRYRLHKKLKLSRHESIKNYLARAATLLR
- a CDS encoding helix-turn-helix transcriptional regulator, producing the protein MKYCPVSNLPIVERPHWKSVHNEKQYTTHMQRIGDDILLTSYEAGHDITVEFMDKELFCTVLEESGLVDKPVFMLRDLSLVSNVSYAYKKHLTQLIYQWQPNFRCIIFFNTQPEFQTMAETFCSIVPESTKVMIVNDYNEAINAAVAIKAGEDLPEEYEDDEDELYAHHKKDFLAATARIGWLNMLTQPINLPSEDDYLFPFFKAIESLQNDLLEKEKLITKEIEEKSENCEKKIAEKTILLNAQLEMNKKLKALFDRERSILKSRIASQDMELTRVSTAIAEKASTLQGLFEKINTLNIDHGIKQDMVATCQNLIETEIIEKKLNTELTSTDSEFLSKLQRKHPNLNQRDLRIGLLIKLNYDTREIARSIGISTRGLESIRYRMHKKMGLSKHQSIKNYLVDLIAT
- the rsgA gene encoding ribosome small subunit-dependent GTPase A, giving the protein MSMSPEVMEIEGFVTEARGGMYIVRDEAFNEWLCRTYRGTRTDNGPSSLVTVGDLVRIKATSQEDEHEGVIVFVYPRQSALVRKRDIRRNRSKEKIQVIASNIDQLCVVVSADDPPLNLRLIDRYLVFAGSEQMPVLIIINKTDLARQKELEEEMRVYADLGYPLCYVSAESGEGIEALLDLLSGKISAFSGHSGVGKSTLINRLIGEERLKTAEISAGNSRGVHTTTNAVMLSLPGGGYVIDTPGIREFNLSGVTSENLRFWFPEFLESMGNCAYSSCSHTVEPGCGVAQAVEAGRIDARRYESYLAIFDTLDDE
- a CDS encoding low molecular weight protein-tyrosine-phosphatase, which produces MLLRVLFVCYENICRSPMAEGIFSALVRRDARAEGIIVESAGTVCYQKGSLPDSRAVMVAGRYGIDISPLRARCIDELDLGLFDWIFTMDAENYQDVSSCFAGAGPVYMMTHFDPYAACQDIADPYYGSEDDFLRVYKQLDRAIGYAYRQILGGLHSSESSDINGFS
- a CDS encoding NAD-dependent succinate-semialdehyde dehydrogenase, yielding MIRTINPATEELLAEYQSMTGSEIEQVLDGARHAAAEWKSMSFACRSELMLRLAALLREQKNIHAETISLEMGKPFSQALAEVEKCAWVCQYYAEHAESFLQPESIDVDGVQGLVTFEPLGVVLGVMPWNFPFWQVFRFASAVMMAGNGIVVKHAPNVTGCAIAIERLFLEAGFPEHLYRTLHIDLEDVNRVVGDIISHPVIRAVSVTGSTGAGIAVASKAGMALKRSVLELGGNDPYIVLDDADLRLAVDVCIAARLLNAGQSCIAAKRFIVHSGVKEQFEEMLLASIRSKKTGDPFDPDVAVGPIAREDLRDELHRQVMQSREAGARIVCGGEIPDRKGYFYPPTIVTDVRPGMAVYGEETFGPVATVIEASDDDDAVRIANDSPYGLGSAVFSGDDKRALSIAGRLEAGNCYINAMVKSDPRLPFGGIKQSGYGRELSSYGMREFVNIKTIYCG